One stretch of Thermoplasmata archaeon DNA includes these proteins:
- a CDS encoding isochorismatase family protein, whose translation MAERPYVTLRNIDERTRVWRRALARYSRHPYSIEPQGAALLVIDMQRYFTSPESHAYLPASEAILPRLLALVGEFRRRGAPVIFTRHAHRRGDEGLMGVWWRECIYDTDPLSELDPRLESRGSPVVRKTRYSAFFGTGLERRLRRLGVGTVCVSGVMTHLCCETTARDAFMRDFQVVFLMDATATEDEALHLSSLRTLADGFAEVLSCEELMERLGWTGRGRRTGGG comes from the coding sequence ATGGCGGAAAGGCCCTATGTAACCCTCAGGAATATCGACGAGCGGACGCGGGTCTGGAGGAGGGCGCTGGCGAGATACAGTAGGCATCCCTATTCCATCGAGCCGCAAGGAGCCGCGCTGCTCGTGATAGATATGCAGCGCTACTTCACATCGCCTGAATCTCACGCGTACCTCCCGGCCTCAGAGGCGATTCTGCCGCGCCTGCTCGCACTCGTCGGCGAATTCAGGAGGAGGGGGGCGCCCGTCATATTCACCCGCCACGCCCACAGGAGGGGCGACGAGGGCCTCATGGGCGTCTGGTGGAGGGAGTGCATCTATGACACGGACCCGCTCAGCGAGCTCGACCCAAGGCTCGAGAGCCGGGGCTCTCCGGTGGTGCGCAAGACGCGCTACTCGGCGTTTTTCGGAACCGGTCTGGAGCGCAGGCTCCGGCGGCTTGGGGTCGGGACCGTCTGCGTCTCCGGCGTCATGACGCACCTGTGCTGCGAGACCACAGCGCGAGACGCGTTCATGCGCGACTTTCAGGTCGTCTTCCTGATGGACGCGACCGCGACCGAGGACGAGGCCCTGCACCTGTCGTCGCTGAGGACGCTAGCCGACGGCTTCGCCGAGGTCCTGAGCTGCGAGGAGCTGATGGAGAGGCTGGGGTGGACCGGGCGGGGGCGGAGGACAGGAGGTGGATGA
- a CDS encoding NAD(P)/FAD-dependent oxidoreductase: MGAGRAGGSAAVCGGNRNAAPDEGRATAVRPARRSARAFRAPRSEILDAIVVGAGPAGLAAGVQLVRSGLGVIAIERGRPGGQLHSASLVENYPGISPMPGRRLALRLAGWARAAGLRILRDEVLRVSGRGPFTVETRRGMRRARVVVVAAGAGPRGPGELPSVYGLENLRRYRGRRVVIIGGGDAAFDCALRLCRVASRVSVVCRGRPSALPLLVERCRRAGVLLIQSAPLKGVSRTARGFRVETAAGELSADDVLTATGKEPREEILPLPLSELRPHPLTGRTGVPGLYVVGDLSAGRYRQVAVAAGMGVAAAMDAAEFLGAGGEGWGKEEARRGPGGGRI, from the coding sequence ATGGGGGCCGGACGGGCGGGGGGGAGTGCGGCGGTGTGTGGGGGGAATCGGAATGCTGCGCCGGACGAGGGGAGGGCGACGGCCGTGAGGCCCGCGCGCCGGAGCGCACGCGCGTTCCGGGCCCCGCGGAGCGAGATTCTCGACGCCATCGTCGTCGGCGCGGGCCCCGCCGGACTCGCCGCCGGGGTCCAGCTCGTCAGGAGCGGGCTGGGGGTGATCGCGATCGAGCGGGGCAGGCCCGGGGGCCAGCTCCACTCGGCCTCCCTGGTCGAGAACTACCCGGGCATTTCCCCGATGCCGGGACGCCGCCTCGCGCTGAGGCTCGCCGGCTGGGCGCGGGCCGCCGGTCTGCGAATTCTCAGGGACGAGGTCCTGCGCGTCAGCGGGAGGGGGCCGTTCACTGTCGAGACGCGGCGCGGCATGAGGCGCGCGAGGGTTGTGGTCGTGGCTGCGGGGGCGGGGCCGCGGGGCCCCGGGGAGCTCCCGTCGGTTTACGGACTCGAGAACCTCAGGAGATACAGGGGGAGGCGCGTGGTGATTATCGGGGGCGGCGACGCCGCATTCGACTGCGCCCTGCGGCTGTGCCGGGTGGCCTCGCGGGTGAGCGTCGTCTGCCGCGGCAGGCCCTCGGCCCTGCCCCTGCTCGTCGAGAGGTGCAGGCGCGCCGGGGTCCTTCTCATCCAGTCCGCGCCCCTGAAGGGCGTCTCCCGGACCGCGAGGGGCTTCAGGGTGGAGACCGCGGCCGGGGAGCTGAGCGCCGACGATGTCCTCACGGCAACGGGTAAGGAGCCCAGAGAGGAGATTCTGCCCCTGCCCCTTTCGGAGCTCAGGCCCCACCCCCTGACCGGCAGGACGGGGGTTCCCGGCCTCTACGTCGTCGGCGACCTTTCCGCCGGCAGGTACAGGCAGGTCGCGGTTGCGGCGGGGATGGGCGTTGCGGCTGCGATGGACGCGGCGGAGTTCCTGGGCGCGGGAGGGGAGGGCTGGGGGAAGGAGGAGGCGAGGCGCGGACCGGGAGGAGGGAGGATTTGA
- a CDS encoding radical SAM protein, with product MTMEAGGGAAAMMDIIHENGREGLARVFVARFRGDDRLRAEFVDSLSGSPSIEEKWVAILSSQFGCPVGCRFCDAGRAFHGNLTADEILAQLDFLVGRHWPDMRVPARKFKVQFARMGEPALNPAVLEAMERMAGRYGRPGLMPCVSTVAPASAGLFFERLAGLKHRLFERSFQLQFSVHSTDERVRDWLIPVRKWGLERIAGYGEDFHGGTGRRVTLNFALSPGLPVDAAEIASLFDPAHFAVKLTPVNPTESALGAGLVSPLAPEHTDGTHPLVRELRRAGFEVIVSVGELEENEIRSNCGQLAIAPPTKRYI from the coding sequence ATGACGATGGAAGCCGGTGGAGGAGCGGCCGCGATGATGGACATCATCCACGAAAACGGCAGGGAGGGTCTGGCGAGGGTCTTCGTCGCGCGCTTCAGGGGCGACGACCGCCTCCGGGCGGAGTTCGTCGACTCTCTCTCCGGGAGTCCCTCGATAGAAGAGAAGTGGGTTGCGATTCTCTCGTCGCAGTTCGGCTGCCCGGTCGGCTGCCGCTTCTGCGACGCCGGCCGCGCCTTCCACGGGAACCTTACTGCGGATGAAATTCTCGCCCAGCTCGACTTCCTGGTGGGGAGGCACTGGCCGGACATGCGGGTTCCGGCGAGGAAGTTCAAGGTCCAGTTCGCCAGAATGGGCGAGCCCGCGCTCAACCCGGCGGTGCTGGAGGCGATGGAGCGGATGGCCGGCAGGTACGGCCGCCCGGGGCTGATGCCCTGCGTCTCGACGGTCGCGCCGGCCTCCGCCGGCCTCTTCTTCGAGCGCCTCGCCGGGCTGAAGCACCGGCTCTTCGAGCGCTCCTTCCAGCTCCAGTTCTCGGTGCACAGCACCGACGAGCGCGTCCGGGACTGGCTGATTCCGGTGCGCAAATGGGGTCTGGAGAGAATCGCGGGCTACGGCGAGGATTTCCACGGGGGGACCGGGAGGAGGGTGACGCTCAACTTCGCCCTCTCCCCCGGCCTGCCGGTCGACGCGGCCGAGATCGCCTCTCTCTTCGACCCCGCGCACTTCGCGGTCAAGCTCACGCCGGTCAACCCGACCGAGAGCGCGCTGGGAGCGGGCCTCGTGAGTCCTCTGGCGCCGGAGCACACGGACGGGACCCACCCGCTCGTCAGGGAGCTCCGGAGAGCGGGGTTCGAGGTCATCGTCAGCGTCGGCGAACTCGAGGAGAACGAAATCCGGAGCAATTGCGGGCAACTCGCGATCGCACCCCCTACAAAACGATATATCTAA
- a CDS encoding Lrp/AsnC ligand binding domain-containing protein has product MAIGFVLISTAPAKEHDVYTELSKVKEIVELHPLFGEYDLIAKVEAEDFNRLGQIVVDKIRSIPGVIDTKTLTGIKF; this is encoded by the coding sequence ATGGCAATCGGCTTCGTTCTTATTAGCACCGCGCCGGCGAAGGAGCACGACGTCTACACGGAGCTGAGCAAGGTCAAGGAGATTGTCGAGCTCCACCCCCTGTTCGGGGAGTACGATCTGATTGCCAAGGTCGAGGCTGAGGACTTCAACCGCCTCGGCCAGATCGTCGTCGACAAAATTCGCTCGATACCTGGCGTCATAGACACCAAAACCCTGACCGGAATAAAGTTCTGA
- the purE gene encoding 5-(carboxyamino)imidazole ribonucleotide mutase yields MPGVMILIGSRSDLPVAKSAAETLAKLGVPHSVHIASAHRSPERLRRLVESSDAEVFIAVAGLSAALPGAVASRTIRPVIGVPVSGKLGLDAILSVVQMPPGVPVAAVGLDSGANAALLAARILALSDRQLAARLEASMREMEEGVARESEELERELAGGGAGGGGGG; encoded by the coding sequence ATGCCCGGCGTCATGATACTCATCGGTAGCAGATCCGACCTCCCGGTGGCGAAAAGCGCCGCGGAGACCCTCGCCAAACTTGGAGTTCCCCATTCGGTCCACATCGCCTCTGCGCACAGGAGCCCGGAGCGCCTGAGGAGACTCGTCGAGAGCTCGGACGCCGAGGTCTTCATTGCGGTCGCCGGCCTCAGCGCGGCCCTGCCTGGCGCAGTCGCCTCACGCACGATTCGGCCCGTGATCGGAGTCCCCGTCAGCGGCAAGCTCGGCCTCGACGCGATTTTGTCCGTCGTCCAGATGCCGCCGGGAGTCCCGGTCGCGGCCGTCGGGCTCGACAGCGGTGCCAACGCAGCCCTCCTCGCGGCCAGAATTCTCGCCCTCTCCGACCGACAGCTCGCCGCTAGACTCGAGGCCTCGATGCGCGAGATGGAGGAGGGGGTGGCGCGGGAATCGGAGGAGCTCGAGAGGGAGCTCGCGGGCGGGGGGGCTGGAGGGGGCGGCGGGGGCTAG